Within the Pseudomonas fulva genome, the region TGCCCTGGCCGAGCGCCGTGTCCAGTGGCGAAAGCTATTACCTGGTGTGGCCCAAGGCCCGCCGCGGCCAGGAACGCTTCGAGCGGCTGGCCGAGTTCCTGCTCGCCGAGGTGGCCGCCATGCAGTTGCCCGACGTGCAGCTGCGGCGCTAGGAAACGGCTGAAAATTCTCGCGGATGATACTTTTTGATTACTCCACGTAAAAAATGAGGTGATTGCGTCATGAGGGCCATTGACGCACTAAAACTCTCAAATATTCTCCGCGCTCGCCGAAAAATGGCGGCTTATCAATCACTCCATATAAGGACATGTGGAGCCATGGAGACGCGTCATGAACCAACCTCGTTCCCGTATCGCCTGGCAGCTGGCGACGGCCCTTGCCGCCATGCTGGTGCTGCTGATCAGTGTCAGTACCGTATTCGCCCTGCGCTCGCTGAGCAGCGCCAACCTGGTCACCCGTGAAGAGCACCTGGGCAGCGAAGCACGCCTGCTGGCCGACCAGTTGAGCACCTTCCACGAAAGCCTGCGCGAAAGCACCCAACGCCTCGCCGGCCTGTTCGAGCGCCGCTTCAGCAGCGGCCTGCAGGTCAGCCCGGACGAGCGCGTCGCCGCGGGTTCCCTGCAGGCGCCGGCGCTGTACCTGGGCAATACCCGACTGAACAACGATTTCAGCGAAGTCGATGAATTCCGTCGCCTGACCGCCGGCGTGGCGACCATCTTCGTCCGTGATGGCGACGACTTCGTGCGCGTGACCACCTCACTGACCAAGCAGGACGGCGGCCGCGCCATCGGTACCGTGCTCGACCGCAACCACCCGGCCTATGCACGCCTGCTCGGCGGCGACAGCTACGTGGGCCGCGCGCTGCTGTTCGAGCGCTTCTACATGACCCAATACACCCCGGTACGCGACAGTGCCGGGCGGGTCATCGCCGTGCTGTTCGTCGGCTTCGACTACACCGATGCGCAGAACGCCCAGTTCGCCAACCTGGAGCGCTTCCGCATCGGCAGCACCGGCTCCCTGGCGTTGCTCGACGACCAGAACAAGTGGCTGGTGGCACCTTATAGCGCGCAGCGTCCCGAGCAATTGACGGGCAACATGAGCAACGTGCTGGGCAATCCGGGCAAGGGCGGTTTCTGGAGCGATGGCAGCCAGGACTTCTACAGCGTTGCCGTGCCCTTTGCCGGTGGCCCGTGGACGGTGGTGGCAAGCATGCCGGAAGCGGAGATCCAGGCGGTGACCTGGCGAGTCGGCAGCCAATTGGCGATCGGCAGCCTGGTGACCCTGGTGCTGGCCGTGCTGGCGGTGATCTGGCTGCTGCGTCGCAAACTGCGGCCGCTGGGGGATCTGGTCGAACAGGCCCAGGCCCTCGGTGCCGGCGACCTGAGCGTGCGCCTGCAGGTCACGAGCCATGACGAGATCGGCGAGCTGTCGCGCAGCTTCAACCAGATGAGCGAAGCGCTGTCGACCATGGTCGCGCGCATCCGCAGCGCCGCCGGCAACGTCAGCCAGCGCGCCGAGGCGCTGTCCGGCCTGTCGCGCGGTGCCTATGAAGGCATCGAGCAGCAGTCCGGCGAGATCAGCAGCATGGCCGGCGCGGTGGAAGAGTTCAGCGCCACCTCGCTGAACATCGCCGACAACATGCGCAGCACCGAACGCATGGCCAGCGAGAACGCCAGCCAGACGCGCATCGGCCGTACCTCGATGGAAGAGGCGTCCAATGCGCTGGAGCAGATATCCCAGTCGGTGAACAGCGCGGCGAAGGTCATCGACAGCCTGGGCCAGCGTTCCCAGGAGATCGGCGGCATTCTCAGCGTGATCACCTCGATCGCCGACCAGACCAACCTGCTGGCGCTCAATGCCGCCATCGAGGCGGCGCGCGCCGGTGAGCAGGGCCGCGGCTTTGCCGTGGTCGCCGACGAGGTGCGCAGCCTGGCCGGCCGCACCCGCGAGGCGACCACCGAGATCTCCAGCATGATCAGCAGCATCCAGGGCGAAACCAGCAGCGCCATCAGCACCATGGAGCAGGGCCGGCAGTTGATGCAGAACGGCCTGGAGCTCAACGCCAAGGTCGCCGCGGCGCTGACTCATATCGCCGAGCAGACCAGCGCTGCCGGCGAGCAGTTCGCGGCCATCACCACTGCCACCAGCGAGCAGAGCAGCACCGCCACGGTGCTGAGCAGCAACCTGCAGAGCATCGCCCTGGCCAACGGCGAGCAGCGCGAAGTGATCGCCAACCTGGCGCACACCTCCAAGGAACTGGAAACCCTGGCCACCGACCTGCACCGCGAAGTCGAGCGCTTCCGCTGATCCCGGTCCTCCAGGACCGGTCCTCTACGGCTGGTGCTGCCTACTGGCGCCAGCCGCCTTCCGAGCCCCGGTCAAGGCTCGTCCAGGCTTGACGTCATCATCCTGAAAACCCTGCGTGCCAGGCTGCTGGCCTGGTGCGGCGGCTGCGTTGCAAGCCGCGGCTGTGCAGCATTGCGGACCATTTCGTGTGGAATCCGAAACGCTCTGAAAATCAGTTTCCGCCAGGGGCAATTTTTGATTGATCTGAGCGAGTCATGGTCTTAAAGTCCGCGCCCGAACGTCCATGCTGGCAACGATCCATTCGGCTCAAGTACTGACGACGAGAGGTTGTCCGGCCCCTTTCAGGGCAGGCAATTCTCGGCGACATGCCTTGGGAAGTAGGCGAACCAAAGTGGGGAAACTGATCAGACGTTCCTGGCCTGGCGACAGGCCGCCCCCGACACCCGGTTGAACCTGTGCCCGGTTCAACTGCCCGAATCCTAGTGTTCATGGTTTAGCCATTTGGAGACCCGCATGTCGATCAAGGTCGAAGACTACTACCCACGCGAAACCTTCAACAAAATGAAGGCCTTCGCCGACCAGCAGGAAACCCCGTTCGTGGTGATCGACACCGCGATCATCAGCCAGGCCTACGACGACCTGCGCGCCGGTTTCGAATTCGCCAAGGTGTACTACGCCGTCAAGGCCAACCCGGCGATCGAGATCATCGAACTGCTGCGTGACAAGGGCTCGAGCTTCGACATCGCCTCGATCTACGAGCTCGACAAGGTGCTGTCCGCCGGTGTCGGCCCGGAGCGCATCAGCTACGGCAACACCATCAAGAAGGCCCGCGACGTTCGCTACTTCTATGAGAAGGGCGTGCGCCTGTTCGCCACCGACTCCGAAGCCGACCTGCGCAACATCGCCAAGGCGGCGCCGGGCTCGAAGATCTACGTGCGCATCCTCACCGAGGGGTCGACCTCGGCCGACTGGCCGCTGAGCCGCAAGTTCGGCTGTCAGCCGGACATGGCCCTGGACCTGTTGATCCTCGCCAAGCAGCTGGGCCTGGTGCCCTACGGCATTTCCTTCCACGTCGGCTCGCAGCAGCGCGATATCGACGTGTGGGACGCGGCCATCGCCAAGGTCAAGGTGATCTTCGAGCGCCTCAAGGAAGAAGACGGCATCGAGCTGCAGATGATCAACATGGGCGGCGGCTTCCCGGCCAACTACATCACCCGCACCAACAGCCTGGAAACCTACGCCGAGGAAATCATCCGCTTCCTCAAGGAGGACTTCGGCGACCAACTGCCGGAAATCATTCTCGAGCCGGGCCGTTCGCTGATCGCCAACGCCGGCGTGCTGGTCAGTGAAGTGGTGCTGGTGGCGCGCAAGTCGCGCACCGCCGTCGAGCGCTGGGTGTACACCGACGTGGGCAAGTTCAGCGGTCTGATCGAAACCATGGACGAGTCCATCAAGTTCCCGATCTGGACCGAGAAGAAGGGTGAGATGGAAGAGGTGGTGATCGCCGGCCCGACCTGCGACAGCGCCGACATCATGTACGAGCACTACAAGTACGGCCTGCCCCTGAACCTGGCCAGCGGCGACCGCCTGTACTGGTTCTCCACCGGTGCCTACACCACCAGCTACAGCGCGGTGGAATTCAACGGCTTCCCGCCGCTGAAAGCCTTCTACCTGTAAGCCCCGCTGCACCGCCAGGCGCCCGCACCCGTTGCGGGCGTTTTGCTTTCTGCGCCAGTCGGCACGGGTGCCTTGCCAGGGGGAAGTGGGCAGCGCGAGAATGCAGGCAACTCTCCGCGGTATTTAAGGATCCCCGATGCCCGATCCCGTTGCAGCCGGCCTGCGCCTGGCGCCCGATGCACTCACCCGTCCCTTCTCGCCCACGCAGTTCGCCTTCACCACCACCGATGACCTGGAACCCTTTCGCGGCGTGCTCGGCCAGGAACGCGCCGTGCAGGCGCTGCAGTTCGGCGTGGCCATGCCGCGCCCCGGCTACAACGTGTTCGTCATGGGCGAACCGGGCACCGGTCGCTTCTCGTTCGTCAAACGCTACCTGCAGGCCGAGGGCAAGCGCCTGGAGACCCCGCCGGACCGAGTCTACGTCAACCACTTCGACGAGCCCCGCGAGCCCCGCGCGGTGGAACTGGCGCCGGGCACGGCCAGCGAGTTCATCGCCGACATCAACGCGCTGATCGACAACCTGCTGGCGACCTTCCCGGCGGTGTTCGAGCACCCGTCCTTCCAGCAGAAGAAGAGCGCCATCGACCGCGCCTTCAACAAGCGCTACGACCAGGCCCTGGACGTCATCGAAAAGCTGTCGCTGGAGCGCGGCATCGCCCTGTATCGCGACAGCAGCAACATCGCCTTCACGCCGATGCTCGACGGCAAGGCGCTGGACGAGGCCGAGTTCGCCCAGCTGCCGGAAGCCGACCGCGAGCGCTTCCACGCCGACATCGCCGCCCTGGAGGAGCGTCTCAACGAGGAGCTGGCCAGCCTGCCGCAATGGAAGCGCGAATCCAGCAACGCGTTGCGCCAGCTCAACGAGGAAACCATCACCGTCGCCCTGCAGCCGCTGCTGGCGCCGCTCTCGGAGAAGTACGCCGAGAACGCCGGGGTGTGCGCATACCTGCAGGCCATGCAGGTGGACCTGCTGAAGAGCGTGATCGACCTGCTGATCGAGGTGGAAAAGCCCGACGCCCAGACCCGCAAGCTGCTCGAGGAGCTGTATTGCCCGAGCCTGATCGTCGGCCACCACGTCGATGGTGGCGCGCCGGTGGTGTTCGAGCCCCACCCGACCTACGACAACCTGTTCGGGCGCATCGAGTACAACACCGACCAGGGCGCGCTCTACACCAGCTATCGCCAGTTGCGCCCGGGTGCGCTGCACCGCGCCAACGGTGGCTTCCTGATCCTCGAGGCGGAGAAATTCCTCAGCGAGCCGTTCGTGTGGGAGGCGCTCAAGCGCGCCCTGCAGTCGCGCAAGCTGAAGATGGAGTCGCCGCTGGCCGACCTCGGTCGCATCGCCACCGTGACCCTCAATCCGGAAACCGTGCCGCTGCAGCTCAAGGTGGTGATCATCGGCTCGCGTCAGCTGTACTACGCGCTGCAGGACGCCGATCCGGACTTCCAGGAGATGTTCCGGGTGCTGGTGGATTTCGACGAGGACATCCCCCTGGCCGACGACAGCCTGGAGCAGTTCGCCCAGCTGATGAAGACCCGCACCACCGAGGAAGGCATGGCGCCGCTGAGCGCCGCCGCGGTGGCGCGCCTGGCCACCTACAGCGCGCGCCTGGCCGAACACCAGGGGCGCCTGTCGGCACGTATCGGCGACCTGTTCCAGCTGGTCAGCGAGGCGGACTTCATCCGCAACCTGGCCGGTGAAGCGGTCACCGACGCCGACCACATCGAGCGCGCGCTCAAGGCCAAGGCCACCCGCACCGGGCGCGTCTCGGCGCGGATCATCGACGACATGCTGGCCGGCATCATCCTGATCGACACCGCCGGGGCGGCCATCGGCAAATGCAACGGCCTGACCGTGCTGGAAGTCGGCGACTCGGCCTTTGGCGTGCCGGCGCGGATCTCCGCCACCGTCTACCCGGGCGGCTCGGGCATCGTCGACATCGAGCGCGAGGTCAACCTCGGACAGCCGATCCACTCCAAGGGCGTGATGATCCTCACCGGGTTCCTCGGCAGCCGCTACGCCCAGGAATTCCCCCTGGAGATCTCGGCGAGCATTGCCCTGGAGCAGTCCTACGGTTACGTGGACGGCGACAGCGCCTCCCTCGGCGAGGTGTGCACGCTGATCTCGGCGCTGTCACGCACACCGCTCAAGCAGTGTTTCGCCATCACCGGGTCGATCAACCAGTTCGGCGAGGTGCAGGCGGTCGGCGGGGTCAACGAGAAGATCGAGGGCTTCTTCCGCCTCTGCGAGGCCCGTGGCCTGACCGGTGAACAGGGGGCGATCATCCCGCACTCCAACGTCTCCACCCTGATGCTCGACGAGCGTGTGCTGCAGGCCGTGCGCGCCGGGCAGTTCCATATCTACGCCGTGCGCCATGTGGACGAGGCGCTGAGCCTGCTGGTCGGCGAGGATGCCGGCACGCCGAACGACAAGGGTCAGTTCCCCACCGGCAGCGTGAACGCACGGGTGGTCGAGCGCCTGCGCGAGATCGCCGAAATCGGCATGGGCGAGGAAGACAAGCCCGAGCAGGCCAAGGAAGCGCTCACCGCGGCGCTGCCGGAAAAGCCCAACAAGCCCCGGGCCAAGAAGCCGACGCCGGAGTAGGGCGCCAGGGCGGGCTGATCATTCACTGATCGGCTCGCCCGCCGCCGTTGGGCCGGCAGCATGCAGGGGCTTGCGCACCTGTCATGCACAAGGTTATCCACAGCTTTTGTGTATAAACCTGCCTTTGCCGGCAGGCGCTACGGGTGTAGGCTGCAGGTCTGTCTCTGCGAGGATCGCCGCCATGTCGCGTAGCCTCTGCCTGACCCGTGATTGTCTTGGCGTGACCACCCGTATCGAATGCACGGTGCTGCCCCTGGCGGGGGAGCAAGGCTTGTGGACGCTGATCTGCGTTGCCGGCCTGTCTGCCCGGCAACCCTCCGCCGTCAAGGCACAAGGCCCATTCCACGGGCCTCTGGTCGTCGAGCAGCTGCTCGAGGACATTGCCGAGAGCCTGGCCGGCCAGGGCTACTGCACCTGCCACGAAGCGCCGATCTGGCGCCTGCATGCCCAGGCTCAACTGCGCCGTTTGAACGCTGCACGCCGCGCGTCGCGGCGCGTATCCCTGTCATTGCCCGATAGTTGAGCGATCGTCTGCGCCGCGTTCGTGGCGCGACCCGTCGGTCAGGCTGCGACGCCAGGCCGCAGATCTTATCCACAAGCGCCCGGGCGCCGCCCCTGGCCGGATTCCCTGCAATGCCCGGCGAACCGGCGCGGCTTGCCTGTGGTCGGACGCTGGGTATACTCGCTCGCCTGTCCATTACCTGTGAGAGTCCATGGAACGCTTTATCGAAAACGCGATGTACGCATCGCGCTGGTTGCTGGCCCCCATCTATTTCGGTCTGTCGCTGGGGCTGCTGGCACTGGCCCTGAAGTTCTTCCAGGAAATCTTCCATATCCTGCCCAACATCTTCGCCATGGCCGAGGCGGAGCTGATCCTGGTCCTGCTGTCGCTGGTCGACATGGCGCTGGTCGGTGGCCTGCTGGTGATGGTGATGATGTCCGGCTACGAGAACTTCGTCTCCCAGCTGGATATCGACGACAACAAGGAAAAGCTCGCCTGGCTCGGCAAGATGGATTCCAGCTCGCTGAAGATGAAGGTAGCGGCCTCCATCGTGGCGATTTCCTCGATCCACCTGCTGCGGGTGTTCATGGATGCCCGCAACCATGACCCCGACCACCTGATGTGGTACGTGATCATCCACATGACCTTCGTGGTCTCGGCCTTCGCCATGGGTTACCTGGACAAGCTGACCAAGCACTGATCGTCGCTGTCCAAGGCAGACGCCCGGCCCGCCCAGCGCGCGCCGGGCGTTTTGTTATCGACGCGCCGACAATCGTATAGTGGCGCTTCTTGCCTGCGAGGACCTGCCATGACCCTGCCTGAATTGCTGCACGCGGCGCGCGCCGGCGCGGTGAGCGAGCTCGAACTGATTTCCCTGGAAGGTGGCATCTACCTGCTGCAGATTCTCGGCACCGAGCAACGCGCCTACCTGCGCGACGCTGCGGGACGCAACCTGCACCTGCGCTCGGTGGAACACGCCCGTGACCTGCTCGAGGAGTTGCCGGACGTGCCGCTGTTTCTGGTGCATGCCTCGGCCTACGACGAGATGTGCGGATTGCCGGGCGGCACCCGCGACGCCCTGCGTGTACCGGTCGGCCTGCGCAGCCGCTGGTAAGAACCTGTTCACGATCTGCTGCGCGTCGGCCCTACGGCGTTAAAAACAGACTCAGAATGCTCATTTACAGCACGTAAACTCGTGTGCGAGCCCAGTCCGCTTCCTCGCCTGTTTTTGTGGGGCCGCCTAGGCCTTGTATGGCTCTAGCTCGCTAGATCGTGAACAGGTTCTAAGGCACGGGCGGCGGCTGGAACCGTGATAGGCTAGCCGGCCTTTTTCCTGCTAGCGGAGCGGCGACATGTCCGAACTCGATCTTTCCACTGACGAAGCGCGCGTCAGCTACGGCATTGGCCGCCAACTGGGCGGCCAGCTGCGTGACAACCCGCCGCCGGGCGTGAGCCTGGATGCCGTGCTGGCCGGCCTGGCCGATGCCTTTGCCGGTCAGCAGAGCCGTGTCGGCGAAGCCGAGCTGTCGGCCAGCTTCAAGGTCATCCGCGATGTCATGCAGGCCGAAGCCAAGGCCAAGGCCGAAGCGGCCGCCGGCGCCGGTCTGGCCTTCCTGGCCGAGAACGCCAAGCGTGACGGCGTCACCGTACTGGCCTCTGGCCTGCAGTACGAAGTGCTGACCGCGGGCGAGGGCGCCAAGCCATCGCGCGACGACAGCGTGCGTACCCATTACCACGGCACCCTGATCGACGGCAGCGTGTTCGACAGCTCCTACGAGCGTGGCCAGCCCGCCGAATTCCCGGTCGGTGGCGTCATCGCCGGCTGGACCGAAGCCCTGCAACTGATGGGCACCGGCAGCAAATGGCGCCTGTACGTGCCGAGCGAACTGGCCTACGGCGCCCAGGGCGTTGGCAGCATCCCGCCGCATAGCGTGCTGGTGTTCGACGTCGAGCTGCTCGACATCCTGTAAGCGCTAACGCTTCGGCCCTGCGGCGTTAGAAGCTCCCAGGGCTCCAGCTCGCGAGCTTTAGAACTGTTCAAAGTCTTCCAACTCAGATTCGTCGATTTTGACAGTTAGCTGGCGCTAGCGGACATACGTAGGGTGGACCGGGGCGCGTAGCTGAGGCTTTATCCGCCCACCGCTCTGCAATCGCGGTGGTGGACAAAAAGAGCGTTGTCCACCCTACGAAACTGCGAAGGCTGCTGCGCGTCGGCCCTGCGGCGTTAAAAATAGACTCAGAATGCTCATGTACAAAAGTACACTCCGCTTCTTCGCCTATTTTTGCCTTGCAGGGCTCTAGCTCGCGAGCCTTCGGATAAGTGTCACGGGCGCAATGCCCGGGCATAGCAGTACAGGAACAGGCTGCGCACCAGTTCCTTGAGGATCAGCGGCTCGCTCGAGCTCAGTTCGTGCAAATCCAGATCACCCTGTTTGCGCAGTTCATCCAGCGCGTCCTCTTCGAGCACGGCGCAGACTTCGCCTGTCTCGCGGTGCAGGATGCGCAGGTAGGGATGGGGACGGTCCAGCCAGGCGTCTATCAGATAAGTCATGCTCGCATCTCCCTGAGTGAGTGGTAGATATGAGAATAATTCTTATTACGTTAATAGCAAGCCTTAATCGCACCTTTCGTCGATCTGCCGCTGCCTTGGCTGAGCAGGTTCAGGCCGTTTCAACTCTAGAGCGTACTCGCCGAAGGCGGCACGCCGTGGCATGTTGCTGCAGATAAGTGCCTACACGCGGCCGGCGTCCCGGTCTGCCCTGCGCAGCAGGTAGTTCCGGGCATAAAAAAGCCCGTCGCTGGGACGGGCTTTCGAACTCGCGCTACCTGCCTTCAGTGCGTGCGGGCCACGGCGAAGTGGCTCAGCTCGACCAGGGCATCGCGGTAGGCGCTGGCGGGCAGCACTTCCAGGCAAGCGATGGCGCGTTCGGCGTAGTCGCGTGCCAGATTGGCGGTGTAGTCCAGGGCGCCGGCGGCCTGCACCGCCTCGCGGATGCTTTCCAGGTCTTCCAGGCCACCTTTCTGGATCGCCTGGCGCACCAGGGCGGCCTGTTCAGCGTTGCCTTCGCGCATGGTGTAGATCAGCGGCAGGGTCGGCTTGCCCTCGGCCAGATCGTCGCCGACGTTCTTGCCTAGGGTCGCCGCATCGCCCTTGTAGTCGAGCAGGTCATCGACCAGTTGGAAGGCAACCCCCAAGTGGTCACCGAACAGGCGCAACGCCTCGTTCTGCTCGGCGGTCGCTTCGGCCAGCGCGGCGGCGCTCTGGGTCGAGGCCTCGAACAGCATGGCGGTCTTGCCGCGGATGACTTCCATGTAGGTTTCTTCGCTGGTGCTGGCGTCACGGATCTTCGACAGCTGCAGCACCTCGCCCTCGGCGATCACCCGCGTGGCCTTGGAGAGGATCTTCATCACCGGCATCGAGCCGAGTTCGACCAGCATCTCGAACGAGCGCGAATACAGGAAGTCACCGACCAGCACGCTGGGTGCATTGCCCCACTGAGCATTGGCGGTGCTGCGGCCGCGGCGCATGTCGGACATGTCGACCACGTCGTCGTGCAGCAGGGTGGCGGTGTGCAGGAATTCGATGGTGGCCGCCAGCAGGCGCAGACGCTCGTCGTCCAGGCCCAGGGCCTTGCCGCTGAGCAGCACCAGCAGTGGGCGCAGGCGCTTGCCGCCAGCGGAGATGATGTAGTCGCCGATCTTCTCGACCAGCGGGACGCGGGACACCAGTTGCTGACGGATAATGCCGTCAACAGCGGTGAAATCATCCGCTACCACACTGTAAAAAGCCTGGGGTTGCATCGGCGACATAAGCTCCTTGGGCAGGCACTATCGACCGTAATAGGCCCTAGTTTGCGCGGCATGCTAGGGGGCAGGGTGGGGGCTGTCAAGGCGATGGCAGGCGGCGCTTGCGCAGTTCCAGTGGCTTGCGTACAATCGCGCACCCTGAACTTCCCCCTGGGTATTTCCCTGCCTTACGCAATTGCACGGGTGTCCATCCGGCCCCGAGCAGCCATGCCAGCCAACAGTTATTCCTATAAAGCGCTGGGTGAGCAGGATCAACGGAGATTTACCATGTACGCAGTAATTGTTACTGGTGGCAAGCAATACAAAGTCACCGAAGGCGAATTCCTCAAGGTCGAGAAACTGGAGCTGGCCGCTGGCGAAGCGCTGACTTTCGACCGCGTGTTGCTGGTTGGCAACGGTGATGACGTCACCATCGGCGCCCCTGTCGTCGAAGGCGCCAAGGTATCGGCTGAAGTCGTTTCGCAAGGTCGTCACGATAAGGTCACCATCATCAAGTTCCGTCGTCGTAAGCACCACATGAAGCGTCAGGGCCACCGTCAGTGGTTCACTGAGATCAAAATCACCGGTATTCAGGCCTGATTCGTTTCGTCTGAGCCCTTTATAGGAGTATTGAACTCATGGCACACAAAAAAGCTGGCGGTAGTACCCGCAACGGTCGCGACTCAGAAGCCAAACGCCTTGGCGTGAAGATGTATGGCGGCCAGAAAATCGTTCCTGGCAACATCATCGTGCGTCAGCGCGGCACCCAGTTCCACGCTGGCTACGGCGTTGGCATGGGCAAGGATCACACCCTGTTCGCGAAAATCGAAGGCGTGATCAAGTTCGAAGTCAAAGGTGCCTTCGGTCGCCGCTACGTAAGCGTCGTCGCGGCCTAATCGCGAAGTTGCTGGAAAAGCCCCGTCCTGCGACGGGGCTTTTTTGTTTCTGTATCCTGTTGCGCTCGGTTTGCTGCTTCGCCCTCTTCGGGCCGCTGCAAGCGCGCATCCTGTGGGTTCTTGCCAAACTGTCCTGGGTTGACGCGGGTGGTTTCAGGGCAATTTCGCAAGCACCCGGTGTTTCCTGTTTCAGTGACCCGCGATTATGGCGGGAGGTGTACCCATGAAATTCGTCGATGAAGTATCGATTTCTGTAAAGGCCGGCGATGGCGGCAACGGCATGATGAGCTTCCGTCGCGAGAAGTTCATCGAGAACGGTGGCCCCAACGGTGGTGATGGTGGCGACGGTGGCTCGATCTACATCGAGGCCATGGCCAACCTCAATACCCTGGTGGACTACCGCTATACCCGGCGCTTCCAGGCGCCCAATGGTGAGAAGGGCGGCAGCACCGACTGCACCGGTGCCAAGGGCGAAGACCTGATCCTGCCGGTGCCGATCGGCACCACGGTCATCGATGCCGGTACCCAGGAAGTGATTGGCGACCTGACCAAGGCCGGGCAGCGCCTGATGGTGGCCCAGGGCGGCTGGCATGGGCTGGGCAACACCCGCTTCAAGTCGAGCACCAACCGTGCCCCGCGCCAGACCACGCCCGGCAAGCCGGGTGAGGCGCGCGACCTCAAGCTGGAATTGAAGGTGCTGGCGGACGTCGGCCTGCTCGGTCTGCCGAATGCGGGCAAGAGCACCTTCATTCGCTCGGTGTCGGCGGCCAAGCCGAAAGTCGCCGATTACCCCTTCACCACCCTGGTGCCGAACCTGGGTGTGGTCAGCGTCGACCGCTACAAGAGTTTCGTGGTCGCCGACATTCCCGGTTTGATCGAGGGTGCCTCCGAGGGCGCCGGGCTGGGCATTCGCTTCCTCAAGCACCTGGCGCGTACCCGTCTGCTGCTGCACCTCGTCGACATGGCGCCGCTGGACTTGACCGACCCGGCCGAAGCCGCTGCCACCATCGTCGCCGAACTGACCAAGTTCAGCCCGGCGCTGGCCGAGCGCGAGCGCTGGTTGGTGCTCAACAAGGCCGACCAGATCCTCGATGAGGAGAAGGAGCAGCGGGTCGCCGAGATCAAAGCGCGGCTCGAATGGGAAGGCCCGGTCTACGTGGTCTCCGCCCTGGCGCGCGAAGGCACCGAGCAGCTGTGCTACGACATCATGGATTTCCTCGAGGCGCGTGCCGAGCGTATTCAGGAGAACCCCGAATATGCCGCCGAGCTTGCCGAGCTCGATCAACGCATCGAAGATGAGGCACGTGCCCAGTTGCAGGCGCTGGACGACAAGCGCGCGCTGCGCCGTTCCGGGGTGCGCGCCGTGGGCGACGTCGAGGAAGACGACAGCTTCTGGGACGAGGAAGATGACGAGGATGGCCCGGAAATCATTTACGTCCGGGATTGATGGGACGACAGACGCCGCTTTTTAGCGGCGTTTTTGTAGGTTTGGCCGTTGCCGCGGGTAGCGGCTTGCGAAAATGTGCGTCTGGCTGGGGTTGGAAAACATGCGTGACAAGGTAAGTGGTGCGCAGCGCTGGGTGGTGAAGATCGGCAGTGCCTTGCTGACCGCCGATGGCAAGGGGCTGGATCGCGGCGCCATGGCGGTGTGGGTCGAGCAGATGGTCGCACTGCGGGCGCAGGGCGTCGAGCTGGTGCTGGTGTCCTCCGGTGCGGTGGCAGCGGGGATGAGTCGCCTGGGCTGGGCGGCGCGCCCGAGCGCCATCCACGAGCTGCAGGCCGCCGCCGCGATCGGCCAGATGGGCCTGGTGCAGGCC harbors:
- a CDS encoding FKBP-type peptidyl-prolyl cis-trans isomerase gives rise to the protein MSELDLSTDEARVSYGIGRQLGGQLRDNPPPGVSLDAVLAGLADAFAGQQSRVGEAELSASFKVIRDVMQAEAKAKAEAAAGAGLAFLAENAKRDGVTVLASGLQYEVLTAGEGAKPSRDDSVRTHYHGTLIDGSVFDSSYERGQPAEFPVGGVIAGWTEALQLMGTGSKWRLYVPSELAYGAQGVGSIPPHSVLVFDVELLDIL
- a CDS encoding type III PLP-dependent enzyme gives rise to the protein MSIKVEDYYPRETFNKMKAFADQQETPFVVIDTAIISQAYDDLRAGFEFAKVYYAVKANPAIEIIELLRDKGSSFDIASIYELDKVLSAGVGPERISYGNTIKKARDVRYFYEKGVRLFATDSEADLRNIAKAAPGSKIYVRILTEGSTSADWPLSRKFGCQPDMALDLLILAKQLGLVPYGISFHVGSQQRDIDVWDAAIAKVKVIFERLKEEDGIELQMINMGGGFPANYITRTNSLETYAEEIIRFLKEDFGDQLPEIILEPGRSLIANAGVLVSEVVLVARKSRTAVERWVYTDVGKFSGLIETMDESIKFPIWTEKKGEMEEVVIAGPTCDSADIMYEHYKYGLPLNLASGDRLYWFSTGAYTTSYSAVEFNGFPPLKAFYL
- a CDS encoding methyl-accepting chemotaxis protein; the encoded protein is MAGAVEEFSATSLNIADNMRSTERMASENASQTRIGRTSMEEASNALEQISQSVNSAAKVIDSLGQRSQEIGGILSVITSIADQTNLLALNAAIEAARAGEQGRGFAVVADEVRSLAGRTREATTEISSMISSIQGETSSAISTMEQGRQLMQNGLELNAKVAAALTHIAEQTSAAGEQFAAITTATSEQSSTATVLSSNLQSIALANGEQREVIANLAHTSKELETLATDLHREVERFR
- a CDS encoding PA4570 family protein; the protein is MTYLIDAWLDRPHPYLRILHRETGEVCAVLEEDALDELRKQGDLDLHELSSSEPLILKELVRSLFLYCYARALRP
- a CDS encoding Lon protease family protein, which codes for MPDPVAAGLRLAPDALTRPFSPTQFAFTTTDDLEPFRGVLGQERAVQALQFGVAMPRPGYNVFVMGEPGTGRFSFVKRYLQAEGKRLETPPDRVYVNHFDEPREPRAVELAPGTASEFIADINALIDNLLATFPAVFEHPSFQQKKSAIDRAFNKRYDQALDVIEKLSLERGIALYRDSSNIAFTPMLDGKALDEAEFAQLPEADRERFHADIAALEERLNEELASLPQWKRESSNALRQLNEETITVALQPLLAPLSEKYAENAGVCAYLQAMQVDLLKSVIDLLIEVEKPDAQTRKLLEELYCPSLIVGHHVDGGAPVVFEPHPTYDNLFGRIEYNTDQGALYTSYRQLRPGALHRANGGFLILEAEKFLSEPFVWEALKRALQSRKLKMESPLADLGRIATVTLNPETVPLQLKVVIIGSRQLYYALQDADPDFQEMFRVLVDFDEDIPLADDSLEQFAQLMKTRTTEEGMAPLSAAAVARLATYSARLAEHQGRLSARIGDLFQLVSEADFIRNLAGEAVTDADHIERALKAKATRTGRVSARIIDDMLAGIILIDTAGAAIGKCNGLTVLEVGDSAFGVPARISATVYPGGSGIVDIEREVNLGQPIHSKGVMILTGFLGSRYAQEFPLEISASIALEQSYGYVDGDSASLGEVCTLISALSRTPLKQCFAITGSINQFGEVQAVGGVNEKIEGFFRLCEARGLTGEQGAIIPHSNVSTLMLDERVLQAVRAGQFHIYAVRHVDEALSLLVGEDAGTPNDKGQFPTGSVNARVVERLREIAEIGMGEEDKPEQAKEALTAALPEKPNKPRAKKPTPE
- a CDS encoding TIGR00645 family protein, yielding MERFIENAMYASRWLLAPIYFGLSLGLLALALKFFQEIFHILPNIFAMAEAELILVLLSLVDMALVGGLLVMVMMSGYENFVSQLDIDDNKEKLAWLGKMDSSSLKMKVAASIVAISSIHLLRVFMDARNHDPDHLMWYVIIHMTFVVSAFAMGYLDKLTKH
- a CDS encoding DUF6482 family protein, whose product is MTLPELLHAARAGAVSELELISLEGGIYLLQILGTEQRAYLRDAAGRNLHLRSVEHARDLLEELPDVPLFLVHASAYDEMCGLPGGTRDALRVPVGLRSRW